The following coding sequences are from one Streptococcus mitis window:
- a CDS encoding competence protein CoiA, translated as MFVARDSRGELVNVLEDKLEKQAYTCPACGCQLRLRQGPSVRTHFAHKTLKDCDFSSENESPEHLENKKSLYHWLKKDAEVQLEYPLPELKQIADVFVNGNLALEVQCSPLPQKVLKERSEGYRGQGYQVLWLLGEKLWLKERLTRLQEGFLYFSQNMGFYVWEVDKEKQVLRLKYLIHQDLRRKLHYQIKEFPYGQDSLLEILRLPYKKQKISSFSVSQDKDICRYIRQQLYYQNPIWMKEQAEAYKKGENLLTYGLKEWYPQIRPLVGEFCQIEQDLTRYYQYFQTYYQENSQNGWQKLYPPAFYQQYFLKNMVE; from the coding sequence ATGTTTGTTGCGAGAGATTCTAGGGGAGAATTGGTAAATGTGTTAGAGGATAAACTTGAGAAGCAAGCATACACCTGCCCAGCTTGTGGATGTCAGCTCCGTTTGCGTCAAGGACCAAGTGTCCGGACTCATTTTGCCCACAAAACCTTAAAAGACTGTGATTTTTCCTCTGAAAATGAAAGTCCAGAACACCTAGAAAATAAAAAATCACTTTATCACTGGTTGAAAAAAGATGCAGAGGTGCAATTAGAATACCCTCTTCCAGAGCTTAAACAGATTGCGGATGTATTTGTAAATGGCAATCTAGCTTTAGAGGTTCAATGTAGTCCCTTGCCTCAAAAAGTTCTTAAAGAGCGTAGTGAGGGCTATCGTGGTCAGGGTTACCAAGTACTGTGGTTGTTGGGAGAAAAACTGTGGCTCAAGGAGCGTTTGACTCGTCTGCAAGAAGGTTTTCTCTATTTCAGTCAAAACATGGGCTTTTATGTTTGGGAAGTAGACAAGGAAAAACAGGTTTTAAGACTCAAATACCTGATTCACCAGGATCTCCGACGTAAACTCCATTATCAAATCAAGGAATTTCCTTATGGACAAGATAGTCTACTGGAGATATTACGTCTTCCCTATAAGAAACAAAAAATATCTAGTTTTAGTGTTTCTCAGGATAAGGACATCTGTCGTTATATCCGGCAACAACTCTATTATCAAAATCCTATTTGGATGAAAGAACAAGCAGAAGCCTATAAAAAGGGAGAAAATCTCCTGACTTATGGACTAAAAGAATGGTATCCACAAATTCGACCTCTAGTAGGTGAGTTTTGCCAAATTGAGCAAGATTTGACTCGCTATTATCAGTATTTTCAAACCTATTACCAAGAAAATTCTCAAAATGGTTGGCAAAAGCTCTATCCACCAGCCTTTTATCAGCAATATTTCTTGAAAAATATGGTAGAATAG
- the rnr gene encoding ribonuclease R produces MKDRIKEYLQDKGKVTVNDLAQALGKDGSKDFRELIKTLSLMERKHQIRFEEDGSLTLEVKKKHEITLKGIFHAHKNGFGFVSLEGEEDDLFVGKNDVNYAIDGDTVEVVIKKVADRNKGTAAEAKIIDILEHSLTTVVGQIVLDQEKPKYAGYIRSKNQKISQPIYVKKPALKLEGTEVLKVFIDKYPSKKHDFFVASVLDVVGHSTDVGIDVLEVLESMDIVSEFPEAVVKEAEKVPDAPSEKDMEGRLDLRDEIIFTIDGADAKDLDDAVHIKPLKNGNIELGVHIADVSYYVTEGSALDKEALNRATSVYVTDRVVPMLPERLSNGICSLNPQVDRLTQSAIMEIDKHGRVVNYTITQTVIKTSFRMTYSDVNDILAGDKEKRQEYQKIVPSIELMAKLHETLENMRVKRGALNFDTNEAKILVDKQGKPVDIVLRQRGVAERMIESFMLMANETVAEHFSKLDLPFIYRIHEEPKAEKVQKFIDYASSFGLRIYGTASEISQEALQDIMSAVEGEPYADVLSMMLLRSMQQARYSEHNHGHYGLAADYYTHFTSPIRRYPDLLVHRMIRDYGRSKEIAEHFEQVIPEIATQSSNRERRAIEAEREVEAMKKAEYMEEYVGEEYDAVVSSIVKFGLFVELPNTVEGLIHITNLPEFYHFNERDLTLRGEKSGTTFRVGQQIRIRVERADKMTGEIDFSYIPSEFDVIEKGLKQSNRSDRGRGSSRRSDKKEDKRKSGRSNDKRKHSQKDKKKKGKNPFYKEVAKKGAKHGKGRGKGRRTK; encoded by the coding sequence ATGAAAGATAGAATAAAAGAATATTTACAAGACAAGGGAAAGGTGACTGTCAATGACTTGGCTCAGGCTTTGGGAAAAGACGGGTCCAAGGATTTTCGTGAGTTGATTAAAACCTTGTCCCTAATGGAAAGAAAGCACCAGATTCGCTTTGAAGAAGATGGAAGTCTGACCTTGGAAGTCAAGAAAAAACATGAGATTACTCTCAAGGGGATTTTTCATGCTCATAAAAATGGATTTGGCTTTGTTAGTCTGGAAGGCGAGGAGGACGACCTTTTTGTAGGAAAAAACGATGTCAATTATGCTATTGATGGTGATACCGTTGAGGTCGTGATTAAGAAAGTAGCTGACCGCAATAAGGGAACAGCAGCAGAAGCCAAAATTATTGATATATTAGAACACAGCTTGACAACAGTTGTCGGCCAAATCGTTCTCGATCAGGAAAAACCTAAGTATGCTGGTTACATCCGTTCGAAAAATCAGAAAATCAGTCAACCCATCTATGTTAAGAAACCAGCTCTTAAACTCGAGGGAACCGAAGTTCTTAAGGTCTTTATCGACAAATACCCAAGCAAGAAACATGATTTCTTTGTCGCTAGTGTCCTCGATGTGGTGGGACATTCAACGGATGTCGGAATTGATGTCCTTGAGGTTTTGGAATCAATGGACATTGTCTCAGAATTTCCAGAAGCCGTTGTCAAGGAAGCAGAAAAAGTACCGGATGCTCCATCTGAAAAAGATATGGAAGGTCGTCTTGATCTACGAGATGAGATTATCTTTACCATTGATGGTGCAGATGCTAAGGATTTGGATGACGCAGTTCATATTAAACCATTGAAAAATGGAAATATCGAACTTGGAGTTCACATCGCAGACGTTTCTTACTATGTGACGGAAGGCTCTGCCCTTGATAAAGAAGCCCTTAACCGTGCGACTTCTGTCTATGTGACGGACCGTGTGGTCCCAATGCTTCCAGAACGCCTATCAAATGGAATTTGCTCACTTAACCCGCAAGTGGACCGCTTGACCCAATCTGCTATTATGGAGATTGATAAACATGGTCGTGTAGTCAACTACACTATCACACAAACGGTTATCAAGACAAGTTTCCGTATGACTTATAGTGATGTCAATGATATCTTAGCTGGAGACAAGGAAAAGAGACAAGAATATCAGAAAATTGTCCCTAGTATCGAACTCATGGCCAAGCTTCATGAAACTTTAGAAAATATGCGTGTGAAACGTGGAGCCCTCAATTTTGATACCAATGAAGCTAAGATTTTAGTGGATAAACAAGGTAAGCCTGTTGATATCGTTCTTCGTCAGCGTGGTGTTGCCGAGCGCATGATTGAGTCCTTCATGTTGATGGCCAATGAAACAGTTGCCGAACATTTCAGCAAGTTGGATTTGCCTTTTATCTATCGAATTCACGAGGAGCCTAAGGCAGAAAAAGTTCAGAAGTTTATTGATTATGCTTCAAGCTTTGGCTTGCGCATTTATGGGACTGCTAGTGAGATTAGCCAGGAGGCTCTCCAAGACATCATGAGTGCTGTTGAGGGAGAACCTTATGCAGATGTATTATCCATGATGCTTCTCCGTTCCATGCAGCAGGCTCGCTATTCGGAGCACAATCACGGCCACTATGGATTAGCAGCTGACTATTACACTCACTTTACCAGTCCGATTCGTCGTTATCCAGACCTTCTTGTTCATCGTATGATTCGTGATTACGGCCGTTCTAAGGAAATAGCAGAGCATTTTGAACAAGTGATTCCAGAGATTGCGACCCAGTCTTCCAACCGTGAGCGTCGAGCTATCGAGGCCGAGCGTGAAGTCGAAGCCATGAAAAAGGCTGAGTACATGGAAGAATACGTGGGTGAAGAGTACGATGCGGTTGTGTCCAGCATTGTCAAGTTTGGTCTCTTTGTCGAATTGCCAAACACAGTTGAAGGCTTGATTCACATCACTAATTTACCTGAATTTTATCATTTCAACGAACGTGATTTGACTCTTCGTGGAGAAAAATCAGGAACAACCTTCCGTGTAGGGCAACAGATTCGTATCCGAGTTGAAAGAGCCGACAAGATGACGGGTGAAATTGACTTCTCATATATCCCAAGTGAGTTTGATGTGATTGAAAAAGGCTTAAAACAGTCTAATCGCAGTGACAGGGGGCGTGGTTCAAGTCGTCGTTCAGATAAGAAGGAAGATAAGAGAAAATCAGGACGCTCAAATGATAAGCGCAAGCATTCACAAAAAGACAAGAAGAAAAAAGGAAAGAATCCTTTTTATAAGGAAGTAGCTAAGAAAGGAGCTAAGCATGGCAAAGGGCGAGGGAAAGGTCGTCGCACAAAATAA
- the tehB gene encoding SAM-dependent methyltransferase TehB yields the protein MEKLVAYKRMPLWTKETMPEAVQQKHNTKVGTWGKITVLKGTLKFIELTEYGEVLAEHLFEAGAENPMAQPQAWHRVEAVTDDVEWYLEFYCKPEDYFPKKYNTNRVHSEVLEAMQTVKPGKALDLGCGQGRNALFLAQQGFDVTAVDQNELSLEILQSIVEQEDLDMPVGLYDINSASIGQEYDFIVSTVVLMFLQADRIPAIIQNMQEKTSVGGYNLIVCAMDTEDYPCSVNFPFTFKEGELANYYKDWELVKYNENPGHLHRRDENGNRIQLRFATMLAKKIK from the coding sequence ATGGAAAAACTAGTTGCCTATAAACGTATGCCTTTGTGGACTAAAGAAACCATGCCAGAGGCTGTTCAGCAGAAACACAATACCAAGGTTGGGACTTGGGGGAAAATTACTGTTTTGAAGGGAACTCTCAAGTTTATTGAATTGACAGAATATGGTGAGGTTTTAGCTGAGCACCTCTTTGAAGCAGGGGCTGAGAATCCCATGGCACAACCACAAGCCTGGCACCGAGTGGAGGCTGTAACAGACGATGTGGAATGGTATTTGGAATTTTATTGTAAACCTGAGGATTATTTCCCTAAAAAATACAATACCAATCGGGTTCATTCAGAGGTCTTAGAGGCTATGCAGACAGTAAAACCAGGGAAAGCCTTAGATTTGGGCTGTGGTCAAGGCCGTAATGCACTCTTTCTAGCCCAGCAAGGTTTTGATGTGACAGCTGTAGATCAAAATGAATTATCTCTTGAAATCTTGCAAAGCATTGTGGAGCAAGAAGATTTGGACATGCCTGTTGGTCTCTACGATATCAATTCAGCCAGCATTGGGCAAGAATATGATTTTATCGTATCAACTGTTGTTCTCATGTTTCTACAAGCGGACCGCATTCCAGCTATTATTCAAAATATGCAGGAGAAAACCAGTGTTGGTGGTTACAATCTTATCGTTTGTGCTATGGACACGGAGGATTATCCTTGCTCTGTGAACTTCCCATTCACCTTTAAAGAAGGAGAATTGGCAAACTATTACAAGGACTGGGAATTGGTTAAGTACAATGAAAATCCTGGCCATCTTCACCGTCGCGATGAGAATGGCAATCGTATTCAACTACGCTTTGCGACCATGCTAGCTAAGAAAATCAAATAA
- the smpB gene encoding SsrA-binding protein SmpB, with product MAKGEGKVVAQNKKARHDYTIVDTLEAGMVLTGTEIKSVRAARINLKDGFAQVKNGEVWLSNVHIAPYEEGNIWNQEPERRRKLLLHKKQIQKLEQETKGTGMTLVPLKVYIKDGYAKLLLGLAKGKHDYDKRESIKRREQNRDIARVMKAVNQR from the coding sequence ATGGCAAAGGGCGAGGGAAAGGTCGTCGCACAAAATAAAAAGGCGCGCCACGACTATACAATCGTAGATACGCTAGAGGCAGGGATGGTCCTGACAGGAACTGAAATCAAGAGTGTACGAGCTGCTCGAATCAATCTCAAGGATGGCTTTGCCCAAGTAAAAAATGGGGAGGTCTGGTTGAGCAATGTTCATATTGCTCCTTACGAAGAGGGCAATATCTGGAACCAAGAACCAGAACGTCGTCGTAAACTCCTGCTCCATAAGAAACAAATCCAAAAATTAGAACAAGAGACTAAAGGAACAGGAATGACCCTGGTTCCCCTTAAGGTCTATATCAAAGATGGTTACGCTAAACTCCTTTTAGGTTTAGCTAAAGGGAAGCATGACTATGATAAACGGGAGTCTATCAAACGACGTGAGCAAAACCGCGACATCGCGCGTGTTATGAAAGCTGTTAATCAGCGATAA